GGCGTTCGCGGCGTCAGGCGTGCCATATGCGGCGATCCGCGTCACACCCGATCTGCTGGTGATCGTGCCGTTCGCGCCGGTCGATCCGGTATCGCTGGGCGACGCGATGGGGTACCAGTTTTAAGGCGGTGGCGGGCGCTAAAAACAAAACAGGGCGTATCGCAATACGCCCGTACAGTGACGTCTGATGTGCCCCGCTATTGCGCCAGGGCAGGCGCGGCGACGAGCGGGACCTCACCGACGTCGCCCTGCGGCGCGGTCAGTCCGGCGAAGACCCAGGCCGTGCCGCTTTCGTAGCTGATCGCCCACCAACTGCTGTCCGCGTTGCGCCCGACGATCTGGATCGTGTCGCCCAGATTCAGCGTGCCAACCGTTGGGTAGGCCGTGCCGGGACCCTGGCGCACGTACAGCTCGCCGGTGTTCACCGTCGCGGGCACACCGCTGCCTGGATTCTGGACGGCGGGAGCCTGGGTAGGCTGGGGGGCAGCCGTCGGCTGTGCGGCGGTCGTGTCGGTCGTCGGTTCGGGGGAGGGTAGGTCAGGTGCGGGCGGTGGGGTATTGTCGGCAGGTGTGGCGGTGAGGGCCAGCGCGTTGGCAGTTGCCTGCTCGGCGGGCCGCGGCACTACCTTGACGGCAGCATCGCTCAGGCCGAGCGACGAGCCGTTGGCCCGGAAGCCTTCAACGGTAATCAGGTGACCCGTCCGCCCCGTGGCAGTCCATTCTACGGTGCCTTCCAGCGAGTCCTGGCCTTCCGGCTGTGGTGAGGTGATTTCGCCGACCTGCACGTCGTCCACGCGGAACTCGATCCGCGTCACGCCCGCAAACGAGTCCTGCGCGATGGCGTACAATTGAACGCTAGCGCCTTCTGCATAAGTGCTGCCATTGACCGGCGCGATCAGGGCGACCAGGGGGCGGGATTCGATGTCTTCGGTGGTGGTGCCACTGCTGTCGGTGCTCAGGCTGCATGCCATCGACGCAAGCACCAGCATGGTGATCACCATGCCCCAAACCCGCCAGGACCCATGCTTGTGCATCGCGTGCTCCTTCATGTTGGGCCGGACCCCCTTCCGGCGCCAGGCTGCACCTATTTCGCCGTGCGGCTCCCCACTGCGCCAGCCAGATTAGCCAAGAATGGCCGATTGTGCAATAGCGCTTTCCCGACGCGCGCGCTATCGTCCGCGGGCGGCGCAGACCGTCTCCGACCCGGCGCTGCCGGGCACCAGCCAGCGGTTGAACGCGAAGGTCCAGGTGCGGTCCGTGTCGTCGTCTTCGACGCGCACGTCTTTGAGTTCCCACCGCGTTTCCGTGCCGTCGCTCGTCGCTTCCAGACGCAGGCAGCAGCGCGTGAGGTCACCCAAATCCGGCACCTGAAGGATGAACTTGTCCGTGCCACTCGTCTCGAACGAGAAGATGTCCCGTGCGGGAAGCAGGATCTCCTCGGTCTGTCCGCTGGAACCGAACAACTGGAAGTAGACGCTGCTGTCGGTG
This sequence is a window from Aggregatilinea lenta. Protein-coding genes within it:
- a CDS encoding SH3 domain-containing protein is translated as MHKHGSWRVWGMVITMLVLASMACSLSTDSSGTTTEDIESRPLVALIAPVNGSTYAEGASVQLYAIAQDSFAGVTRIEFRVDDVQVGEITSPQPEGQDSLEGTVEWTATGRTGHLITVEGFRANGSSLGLSDAAVKVVPRPAEQATANALALTATPADNTPPPAPDLPSPEPTTDTTAAQPTAAPQPTQAPAVQNPGSGVPATVNTGELYVRQGPGTAYPTVGTLNLGDTIQIVGRNADSSWWAISYESGTAWVFAGLTAPQGDVGEVPLVAAPALAQ
- a CDS encoding PLAT/LH2 domain-containing protein; this translates as MKQNIYTIYVRTGDDPDAGTDSSVYFQLFGSSGQTEEILLPARDIFSFETSGTDKFILQVPDLGDLTRCCLRLEATSDGTETRWELKDVRVEDDDTDRTWTFAFNRWLVPGSAGSETVCAARGR